One genomic region from Streptomyces venezuelae encodes:
- a CDS encoding GntR family transcriptional regulator, which yields MSGETGGLADDRALLGRTSTAERVADILRTRIAEGYFPPGVRLSEESIGGALGVSRNTLREAFRLLTHERLLVHELNRGVFVRVLAVGDVDDIYRTRRLVECAVVRGLGQPPYAVDGLVAAVVEGESAARAEDWRGVSTANIHFHRELVALAGSARTDELMRGVLAELRLAFHVVDDPRALHEPYLLRNREILDALRAGERATAERLLARYLDDSRTRVAAAYAQAVDDPTGL from the coding sequence GTGAGTGGTGAGACCGGAGGCCTGGCGGACGACCGCGCGCTGCTCGGGCGTACGAGCACGGCGGAGCGGGTCGCGGACATCCTGCGGACCCGGATCGCGGAGGGCTACTTCCCGCCGGGCGTCCGGCTCTCCGAGGAGAGCATCGGCGGCGCCCTCGGTGTGTCCCGCAACACACTCCGCGAGGCCTTCCGGCTCCTGACCCACGAGCGCCTGCTCGTCCACGAGCTCAACCGCGGGGTCTTCGTCCGGGTGCTCGCCGTGGGTGACGTGGACGACATCTACCGCACCCGGCGGCTCGTCGAATGCGCCGTCGTCCGGGGTCTCGGGCAGCCTCCCTACGCCGTCGACGGCCTCGTCGCCGCCGTCGTGGAGGGCGAGAGCGCGGCCCGCGCCGAGGACTGGCGGGGCGTCTCCACGGCCAACATCCACTTCCACCGCGAACTCGTCGCCCTCGCCGGCAGCGCGCGCACGGACGAGCTGATGCGCGGCGTCCTCGCGGAACTCCGGCTCGCGTTCCACGTCGTCGACGACCCGCGCGCGCTGCACGAGCCCTATCTCCTGCGGAACCGGGAGATCCTGGACGCGCTGCGTGCCGGGGAGCGCGCCACGGCGGAACGACTCCTGGCCCGCTACCTCGACGACTCCCGCACCCGCGTCGCCGCGGCCTACGCGCAGGCCGTGGACGACCCGACGGGGCTGTGA